The Polyangium mundeleinium genome contains the following window.
ACGTTCACCATGGGCTCGACGCCCTCCGAGGTCGCGCACGCGCAGACCCTCTGCACCCTGGAGCCGATGGGCCGCGAGTGCCCCGAGCAGATCTTCGGCGATGAATACCCGCCCCACGAGGTCTACCTCTCGGACGTCTGGATCGATCGAACCGAGGTCACGGTCGCGCGTTACCGCCGCTGCGTGGCCGCGGGCCATTGCCTGGAGCCGCCGTACGCCTCGGGGGCAGCGCGCTTCGATCGGCCGGAGCTGCCGGTGGTGATGGTGAGCTATGGCGACGCCGTCGCCTTTTGCACGTGGGCGGGCGGGCGGCTGCCGACCGAGGCGGAGTGGGAGCGCGCGGCGCGGGGCGCGCGAGGCCGGCGCTACCCGTGGGGCAACCTCTGGAACGGCGTGATCGTGAACCACGGCAAGCTCTCCTGGGACGAGCTCGACCCCACCGACGGCTTCCTGGAGCTCGCCCCCGCGGGCTCGTTCCCGGACGGCCGGACGCCGGACGGATTCGCGGACATGGCGGGAAACGTCGAAGAATGGGTCGCGGATTATTACGCCCCCCGGTACCAGGAGGGGAGCGTGATGAACCCGCGCGGCCCGTCGTCGGGGGAGGAGCGGGTCCTGCGGGGGGGCGGCTACGTGCATGGACGGCCGTTCTTGCGCGCGGCGTCGCGGCAGCACGACCTGCCGTCCATGCGCAGGCCCTGGCGCGGGTTCCGTTGTGCCCGCGACGCGTAGCGAAGGGCGCCCGGCGAGATCATAGTGGGCGCGTGAAGATCGCCCACCTCTCGGATCTGCACCTGCTCTCGCTCGAAGGCGCGGTGCCGATGCGCCTCTTCAACAAGCGCATCACGGGCTACATGAACCTGCGCTTCCACCGCAAGTCGGTCCACAAGCCCTTCGCCGTCGAGGCCGTCGCCGCGGAGATCCGGAAGCTCGGCGTCGACCACGTGGTCATCACGGGCGACGTCACGAACCTCGCCCTCGAGGTCGAGTTCGAGCTCGCGAAGAAGCTCGTCGAGCAGGACCTCGGCCTCTCGCCCGAGCAGATCAGCATGGTCCCGGGCAACCACGACAGCTACACGCGCGGCGCCTTCCGCGGAAAGCGCTTCTTCCGGTACTTCGAGCCCTACCTCGGGACCGATCTGCCCGAGATCCCGGGCCCCTTCCCCTTCGTGCGCCTGCGCGGCCCGGTCGCGCTCATCGGCCTGTCGACGGCCGTGCCGAGGCCGCCGCTCGTCGCCGCCGGCGCGCTGCGCCCGAAGCAGCGGGGCGCCCTCGCGCGGGTGCTCTCCCACCCCGAGGTGCGCTCACGCACGCCGATCCTGCTCCAGCACCACCCGTGGCACAACCCGCCGCGGCTCGCGAAGACGCTGCTCGAAGGGCTCTACGACGCCAAGGAAGAGGCGGAGCTTTTGCGCGAGGTCGAGCGAGGCCTGCTCCTGCATGGCCACCTGCACCGGCGGATCCACCGCACG
Protein-coding sequences here:
- a CDS encoding formylglycine-generating enzyme family protein — protein: MRPATVATLALLVLAPSGGAARPPPPPEAPSAPAPQANTKAGIVTLQNPAPEAFLLREGTFTMGSTPSEVAHAQTLCTLEPMGRECPEQIFGDEYPPHEVYLSDVWIDRTEVTVARYRRCVAAGHCLEPPYASGAARFDRPELPVVMVSYGDAVAFCTWAGGRLPTEAEWERAARGARGRRYPWGNLWNGVIVNHGKLSWDELDPTDGFLELAPAGSFPDGRTPDGFADMAGNVEEWVADYYAPRYQEGSVMNPRGPSSGEERVLRGGGYVHGRPFLRAASRQHDLPSMRRPWRGFRCARDA
- a CDS encoding metallophosphoesterase family protein; this translates as MKIAHLSDLHLLSLEGAVPMRLFNKRITGYMNLRFHRKSVHKPFAVEAVAAEIRKLGVDHVVITGDVTNLALEVEFELAKKLVEQDLGLSPEQISMVPGNHDSYTRGAFRGKRFFRYFEPYLGTDLPEIPGPFPFVRLRGPVALIGLSTAVPRPPLVAAGALRPKQRGALARVLSHPEVRSRTPILLQHHPWHNPPRLAKTLLEGLYDAKEEAELLREVERGLLLHGHLHRRIHRTLPTARGHIDVVGATSASLLHESDERMAGFNLYEIDDASGAIGAITSCKLDPVTKTFSEVPIPKG